The genomic region aagtAGCTGGTCACACTCGCTccactattttcagaactcccgtagcagtaaatggagagcacCCGCACAGTggactctccttcacttcagggggtcCTGTCCTAGAGATAGGAGCAGGTACCAGAGGCGGGACCCACAACTATATGACTCTGAAGGCTTAGCTTATCAATATATCATCAAAGTCTGAGACGGGCCagctcccttagggctcatgcacatgaaagtATTTAtcttccgtttccattccattttacagatctgtatacggaaccattcatttcaatggggcttgaaaaaaatgaaataaaataaaaaatacggaaatgactcagtgtccgtatgtccgttccaccaaaagaaaaataaatagaacatgtcctattcttgtccgtttcgcggacaaggacaggcattgttacaatggatctgcaaataaAAATGGAATCAACACGGAtgtaatccctttttttttttctttcggaTCTGTATTTtgaagaccgcaaaatacataaggtcgtgtgcatgagcccttaatgtctGCTCCCCGCCACCTCTAGAGAACCAGTGCTACGGACCGGACACACAGACAAATCTAAAGCTGCTCGACCCCCCAATTCTGTACGGTTAGGCGGGTAATATTTTCTGTTCCATTCAGACAGAGCTAAATTCAGAATTCCGACACTTTTCCCGTTACCAGAGAGCAGTGATATAGTAACGTACAAGCGGTCAGGTCACATGTCTGACAACGGGGAGGAGCTACACTGATGTCGGTTTCCAAGGGCAACCAGCAGAATTCTGAAGGCAGCAAGATCGACATAAAATAGCTCTGATGCTAAATAAAATGAGCTAATCTACTCAAATTGTAAGCATGTGCCCCACCGCCCACCTCAAAGTCTATAGGACTGATGGACAGACGCTGTACATGAAGACTGGCGGGGGCAGTAATGTGCATGCGTGACCAccagttctcatgatcagtggggatcccagcggtcagacccccactgatcagacacttatcctgtTGGTAGGGAATAAGAATTCCTTATGTGACGTCTTTAAATTCTCTGTACAACGAATGGCGTCAACCCTCAAAAATGGACATTTTGCTTATTAGTCAGTGACTAGGAAATCTTCAGATCAGGAATTTTACTATGCTTTGGTAGTTACCAATTTGTTTTCCTTTGGGACACAATCTTCACTTTTCTGTGGAGATGGGGAGGATCTTAATAAAATAAGCGCGGTAAGGTTTTTTTTTCCCGCTTATGTGAATTGTATCTAAAATGAGAGCGCCGCGTGGACGTTCCTTTAGGAGGCAGAGTCTGAAGCCTCGGAGCTGTCCTTGACGTCAGTGCTCTCCGTGGCCTCGCTGACTTCGCTGACATCCTTGCTGTCGCCGCTGTCCTCGGTGACGTCGCGCTTTCCAGCGTTGCTCATGCATTTCTCATCACGGCAGCAATCCCCTACGTGCCCAGATCGGTTGTCAGATTTATTCTCTATAGAAGTGAGGGGCTGCGGGCGGCTTTTATCCTTCAACTCCATCTGTTTCCTGAGCTGCTGTAAGAGAGAAAGACAAACCAGAAATAATGAAGATCTATGGGTGCGAGACCCTCATATTTCTCATCCAAAGGGAGCGCAGAGGACAGCCTCTCTGCACTGTATTACCTGGTGAATTCACTGGccactgtttaaaggggttgtccaggaaaagatattgatgacctatcctcaggataagtcatcaatatcagatcggcgggggtccgactacCGGGACACCTGACGATCAGCTTTTAGAAGAGGCtgggcctgtgacatcactgacgtGGCCTAACAGTGCCTCCCCCGCGCTGCTTTACCACtacctggccatgtcaatcaaagtAGCAAAAGAGGGGCTtgccacagaaaggagcagagcttggtTGCAACacgagcaatggtgacacccttgTTGCACCataggcctaatttgcatattaagaaaaagtatcacaaCTCGGGAAAGGAGCCTCGgaccaacaaaagaaaaacagcatatTAATCGGGTGAACCATAGCTGTACgtctatgcaaacagctggatATGGAGGTGATggattccctttaagtgcaagCAACTTCCACGTTCTCTGATGTAGGTTAATTGAATTGTCTCACTGTGCTATAATATTTCAGTTAAAatagtattcccatctcagacaatgggggcatattcccattgtctgataggtgcgggttcctaCATAGAGAATGAATCCCCGAAAGTTATGGAGGGCAGCTGCCCTATATTTATTTCCATGGGGCTgcagaaaatagccgagtgccgGCTCGGCTATTTACGTctgccccttagaaatgaataggagtggTGGCAGCGCAAACGTGgtgctctcccattcacttctatggggagtgcGCTTGGCTGGTTtttccggggtcctccagccaccacctttacCGGAAAACCCAAGGTCCTCCGGCTACTACCCTCCTCGGAAAACCCATGGTCCTCCGACCACCACCTTTCCTGTTCCGTTCTCAGTGTAGGTCGcaaaggtgggacccgcacctatcagtcaTTGGGGATATATCCTAACGatacgcccccattgtctgagatgggaatacccctttaaagtgggaTAGTTTTTAGATACTGGTGACACCTGGCATTTCCAATCAGATACCATTCAAATGAGAGGGATTTACAACCCCTTCTTATGATAGATGTATAATTTCGATCGCAAACTGCTCCCGGCCATAGTACGGCCACAGAGGTAGCAGTGTGTGATCAGAGACGAAACTCTGCAGCCTCCACTGTAACATGCCTTGTCCAGGAAACTAACACCATAACGATGTGTTACAATGGGGGATGCAGTGAAATGTCTGGTCACATGCTACTCCATCTACAGCAATATTAAAGACAGGAGCCGATGAGCAGATAGAAGATATGGCTTCTCAAGGAGCAAAAGCTCTGCAGAACTTCAGGCATGTTCATGATGGACAATGAGGACTCACCTCTTCGGCCATTTGAGTGAGATCCCGCTTCATGGCGTAGGCATCTTCACCGTCGGCATAGTACTTGGGCTCTACTTCACTGATTCTGCAAATACAGTCAATagatgaattacatttttttttttttttttttaaaaggagtaACCTCAAGAAAACAACCCTATACCCTGTAATGCCATGCAGTATTACATTTCCCCTGAAATGGGAGCCACCTTCATTCTTATGACTGGCACGGGTTCCAGTGGTCAAATCCCCACCATTACAGAAAACAAGGGCTTCTTTCATCTGGGATTTCGCTAGgatatgtcagataggtgtgggtcccacacctCTCTCTAAaccgtgtgctctccattcatttctattggagttCTGAAAATTGCTGAGCGAGCATGCTGGACCATTTTTATGGGAGTCCCATAGGAATGGAGAGTGCATCGTccggccactgctccattcacttctacaggactgtcggagatagccgagcgctggctgggccattttcagcagtcccatagaattgaatatAGACCGCACACTCTgggggtcccgttctggagataggtggagGTCTCAGACATGGGAGTCATGTTCAATTATCGATTGGTGGTAGTTTAAAGAACATATACGAAGGCCGATGAAAAGTGTACGGGGACAAATGACCATTGGTTAGTCCTCCATGCACTTTGCATTATTTCAGCAGCACATCCCCTCTACACATGAGATGTGCTGACGACCAGCGAGAATCCCATCAGCCTACAAGTGGGTGTTTTAGCTCGGTTATCGGCTGATTGGTGGGATGTCTATAATAAGGAATTTCTTGCAATTACGTTCCAAACCTTTTACCTCCGATGCCTCATGAAACACAAGGAAGGGGTGATATACGAGAAGAAGCCTACTTACTGGAAATTCAACGTGTTGGAATACAGATGCAGAGCCGCTCGATTACTGTAAAGTgaaatcacagagaaaaatgGTAATTTTCAcaatgatatttatttttttactcaccatatttttctctttaaaaGACGCACTTTttacccccaaaagtgggggggaaacaTCGGTGCGTCTTATGAAGCGGATACTAATGAGTGTTTAcattaaggaagcgctcattagtatgcaggaggagCGGTGACTGTAGAGCCGCTAGCTCTGACTGTACTCACCTCCCCCCTGGTCTTCTTCGGGGCCCTGCGCTGTACCGTATCCTGACTGTGTATAGCGTCAAGACTTAGTGCACGTAGCTGTGCAtcgtcaggtcacagtacagcgcagaccagggagagGCGAGTGCAGGAAGAGCAGACCAGGGAGAGGCGAGTGCAGGAAGAGCAGACCAGGGAGAGGCGAGTGCAGGAAGAGCAGACCAGGGAGAGGCGAGTGCAGGAAGAGTAGACCAGGGAGAGGCGAGTGCAGGAAGAGCATGCTATCCAGAGAAGGAGAGGCAAGTTTATTTCTTTATTATATGTCAGATCTGAGggctgatgaggattggggggggggggggtctgttctgaggtctgataaagattgggggtccGATAATGATTGGacgtggtctgatctgaggtctgataaagatgaggggtctgatctgagatctgaaaaATTAGGCGTCAATGGTCTCATACCTTTTTCGCACATGTaaagacacatatttggcattgaAGTTCTCAATCATTGCTCTGGAAGCCTGGTCCATCAACTTCTGAGCCAGACCTAGTCTTCTGTGTGAGCGCTTTACAGCCTAGGCAAATGGAAAGAAATGTGGATGGGGTAATGACTGTGCCTTATGATCAAAGAACAGCACAAATCCCTATTCATCAGAAATGCAGATATATCACAGGAAGGTTCTCTTACTAATGAGGTGATATGGCCATGAGGAACGTCATCTGGATCCTCCTCCCTGCACAAAAGAAAAGGGTAAAATATTACAGAGGATGCAGGTTAGGAATGTCCACCCCGATACTAAATAATAATTAAAAGGGATTGACCAACCCTCACTGCAAGACCCGACAGTGCTCAGGCTAGCCGCTTACCTAGACACCATGCTCAGTTCCAGGGTCACTTCCCCTGTGGACCAGAAGTGTGACATCCCGTTCATTGTCATCGGCCTCAGCGTTGCGTCTCCCCAATCAGCATGGCTGCAGCGGTGCACGTGACGTCACACTTCTGGTCCACAGGAAGCTGGAAGCAGTGGGGCCTGGACCCTCAGCGCTGAAGCGGAGCACTGGCGACTAGAGAAAAGCcttttgttttatttgtttttagcCTGTGCACTGGCAGTGTAACTAAAATTGCTTtggggttggacaacccctttaaaacagctCCCCTTTTTGGTATTACAGACCCCTGATAATGAGCTGTGGAAGTGGTGGCGGCCACTGGAGGTCAAATGAAGTATTACAAGCCAGACAATGACATGAGGATTGTCCATGTAAAGTATGGGATGCTGGGTGCATCAGAGTGTTAGCCGTTTTATGCCGTGATTAATAAACGGGATACCCCCATAATATTAGATGGAAGGGGTGGTCTTGATGACACATTTGCCAAGTGATGAAGAATAATTGCTATGGAAAACTTACATTTTTGCCAGGACATAACCAACTATTTTTCCATTCTCATCTTCTGCAATGTATGACAGCTGCGAGGGGACAAGAAGGAGGAAACATGTTACCATGAGAAGAAAAACTCCCAAATAATGAAAGCGATTTTCCACGATTGGCATTTGCTATCCATGCCCAGGGTAGGCGAGAGCATCGTCTAACTGATGGGGGCACCGCTGATTACTAGAAACAGGATCCTAAGCTCCCTGTTCCTCCCCACATCAgctgaatggagctgcaagatgCACGTGTAACCTCTGGGACCCGGGAGAGGTGGATAAagcaggcagcagagttgaggatagactgGAGGGTGtaagagtgctagatgggaggccacagaggaggatgttgcagtagtccaggcaggagatgatgagggcatgcactagcattttagttgactCAGGGCTGAGGAAGAAGCGAATGCGAAGGATGTTCTTCAGTTGAAAGCAGCAGGTGGAGATGAGAGTTAGATGTGTGGCTTGAAGGACAGGGCAGAACCCAACGTTACCCCCAGGCAGTGGACCTGTGAGCGTGGcccagatgtcagacccccaccgatctgatactggtGGAGAATCATTAGTATTAAAGTgtcagaaaccccctttaaagaggcTTTAATCGGTGGTGGCCCGAGTGCTGAGACCTTCACTGATTGCTAAGATGAGGAGCTGGAAGTCTCTCCTCGCTGCTGGAAATGGAGACAACCTCATAGATTTTCTGAGGGCTTCTAACTCCAAATTTTACTGACCGTCAAGGGTCTCAGCGcccggaccccagccgatcagaacCTTTGACAGGAAATATGAGAAGTTTTTGGAAAGTGCAGCTACTCTTTAACCAAAGGCTTTGCCGGAAAATGTATCCGACTATACCGACGCCACCCACCTGCGGCCAGGATAATCCATGGTAGAAGTAATACTTCATCTGGTAGTTCTCTGGTAAGCACAGCAGATTGCAGTGCTGCATGTTCATCAGGTCCTCGGGCTGCAGAGAAACAAGAGGTCAAAGTCAGGAGACTATAAGGGAAGCCAGTACCAGCGAGATCAGAAACCAACGCACAAGTCGGCAATGCAAAGGAACAAGAAAAGAAAACGCCTTTAAAAACAAGAGCACGTAGGGGGACATCATCGTAAAGGTGTCACAAGCCTTGGCGAATGGCTTATATGTGCAAAACTTGCAACTTCCACCCACCCCGTCATACCAATTCttgcaaagtggcagcaggccggCCCGCTCAGCTTATTTATTACTGATGGGTGGgggttagggttgccacccgtacgggaatgacccggacagtccgggtttgtaatcctgtgcccgggtacaagtcTTTCTCAGGCCCGGGCACAGGATTCAAACTGCAGACTTGCACACCTGACAGCTGGCGGTTAGCGGTGGCTGATGAGGTGTCAGCAGTGGGGACGATCAGCTGTCACTGCGGACGATCAGCTGTGATGCTAGCGCAGGGCGGCGCTGTCTTCAGACACTCCCTCCCTcctttaaatgttttattttactaATTGTTCCTCCTTGTGTTTCCTTTTACCCTACTGTCCTCTCCGATACCCTGTCTGCTTGGCCCGTTCCTCAGTTACAGCTTGCGCTCCACAGCTGGACCCACGTCCGGCCTGTGGAACGCAACTTCCGGTCCCGAtgtggcttgaagaaaaggtggcaaccctagtgggggtcccagcgctcagatccccactgatcaaaactttttATATGTGTCTGAAATATCTAAAGTTTAGTGAGAAGTTTGTGACTCTTTAAAAAAAGGTTTAAccagattaaaaataaaataaaaacaaaaataatatatatacacacacacacaaaaaaaaataaaaaaaattttaaacgtCTAACCCTCCAGCGGTGCCGTTAACTGTTTACATAGCTGCTGCAGCCAGCccctcagcagtcacatgagcataaggcctcgtgcacacgaccgttgtgcgttttgcagtccgcaaattgcagaacgtcacggacagccattgatataactgccgattcttgtccgcaaaacggacaagaataggacaggttattttttggggcggaccacggaacggagtgctgtccgcaccttttgcagccccattgaagtgaattggtccataTCCGAGCCttcaaaactgcggctcggatgcggaccaaaacaacggtcgtgtgcatgacgccCAAGAGGCACATTTAAAATGagggtttatttttattattattattctgcccCATTCTTAAAAAAGTGCACCACTCAGCTGTCTACATTACCACCGCTCCTTTCAAACTGCTTCGTAACGGCGGCAGAGCCCGGTGAATGCAGGCGGCAAAGAGACCCGTCAGCCAGCGCTTCTCCTtgaattaaagggcttgtccaggctTTCCATATGaacggcctatcctcaggatcggtcatcaacatctgatcacTGGGGTCTCTTTCCTagcaccccccgccgatcagctcaccaagcacagcgccgtaacctgtacagtggctgtgcttggtattgcagctcagccccattgaagaatAGGACGGAGCAGCAtataggtcatgtgaccggcggacgtgatgtcactggcctaggaagaggccgcagcgatCACCAGAGCTTCAattgcctcttcaaacagctgatcagccaggagtcagacccccgccgatctgatggtGATGACttctcctgaggacaggccatcaatattaaaatccctgaGAATGCCATTAACCCTTTACGAGCATCTTAAAGGTGCCCTTACTTAAAAGACCCACTTACTCATGACAGGCGTTGTCCATGATTTCGATatcgatggtctatcctcagaacgggtcatcaatagtgatgagcgaagaattaaaaaatttgattcggctgcgtcgccgaatattaaaaaaaaaaaaattagctttgtgaaaAAATGACTTtgccacgaagcgcatttctttgtaaatactgggtgcaatgacagggagcggcgattgtacccctcagatgccgccttcattgctgatcgcagcatctgatggCAATATTACAGCGCAAAATTTTATAAACAtcgtacttacctcatccatttgcccgCGACGGAGCGTCCgccgccatcttaattgaagatctggCACGAAACGTATGACGgtccgtcgtgagcaaatggattagGCAAGtatggtttttttatttttatttttacaccatttcagggaaaatcacaAGGAAACTTAGCCTCGCGGCGAATCGAatcttccctgaaattcggatcgaagtccacgaTTTGCTGAATATCGGATCGGTGGGGTCCACCTCTTGGAATCCTGGCCGATCATTAGTATTAAGTCTGGTGAGCGCCGCGGCCTCTTCCTCGCCCAGTGACGTCAGGTCCGCTGAAGCAGTTcagtcctgttcaagtgaattggccgagctgcagtaccaagcacagccactatacaatggatggcgctacGAGAATGGCGCAgcctctgcaaacagctgatcggcgggggtgctgggggtCGGATCTCCGcccatctgatatcgatgacctaccctgaggaaagGCCATCACGCCCAAATCCCGAATTGCCCCCTTTAAATCTGTGTCTGGACCATTTTTTCACCCCTTTCAGCGCAGCGGGGCGAAATCCGCGTCACGCGTGAGGAGTTTTCTGTCCCGTGTGAACAGGTATGTGGAATACGACACACAGATTTCTGCCGCGTGAATACCCGTAGATCAGAACGGCTGTCATTCGGTGGGGCTGATCCGCATGCGATATGCAGCACGCTTTTTAAAACTCTGCACGCGACCAATCTTGCGGAAACCGCATTCACAGGCTACGGAGCTGACGCAGAATCCGCGTCAGATCGCGCACGTGTCACATCCCCTTCTATGATGGGCTGCTTTAACCCTTGAAGCCTTCTTATGAGGAACTGTCATTCATGCAACCGTCTGCAGTGTGTGAACGAGGCCATTACACAGCCAGAGCAGTGCATGATGGGAGAGTCAGCCATGCTATACTCCACACGAGTCCtagaggactacaagtcccatcaTGTCCTTCCAGTCACAACCTACGGTAGCGCAGAGCATCATGGGAAACATGATTCAGGCAGAAGTCCTTATAACGCAAATTCTCAACCCCAGCTGATATCAGTGATTTACCCCCGAGCACCGGCTCCTCAGACACCCCCGCCCCGTACAATGCCCCCCCTCTAACCCGCCGGTTACCCGTGCGTTCCGGATATTCATGGTGCGGGTCTCGGTATCACACGCTCTCCTCGTGCGCCTGCGCAGAAGCAATCGCTACACGACCTGCTGAACAACCAATCGCAAGCCGGTTGCTAAGAGGGTGCGGCCAATCAGAAATAGAGAGGACGTAGGTTGGCCCTTTCTGGAAGCTGGACCAATAGACGTGGCGGTTCTTTTGATTGACGAGTGAAGTGACCAATGAATGTAGAGCAGGCGGTCCTTGTCTCACTTGATTGTCAGGTCGTAAAGCGAGCTACAGAACCGCGCACTATTTTCTTTGTATCTAAAAAGAGGAGAGTTGTCAGGGCTCCTGGTCGATTCTGAAAGTCACCGGAAGGGAGCGCTAGAGAACCGCGCTTCACGTTCAGAGGTGACGTCAGGACGCACGTACTAGCGGGGCAGCGCGGCGCTAAAATTCAAATTGTAGTCGCGGCGGCGGGAGCGTGTCTTCCGTCTGGGGGCGGATGAGTCGCACACAGGTTAgtgtggggtctgtatagataTAGGGGGGCGTCATTTGGGTCATGTGTACTATAAGTGACCTAGATAGGGGCGTGGCCCGTTTTAATGGGCGGGGCGTATTATGGTATGAATGCTACACGTCTGGAAATTCATTTATCTGGGGGTTTTTGGGGGCACAGATTAACCCCACCAGTTATTCCTCAGCCCCCTCTGCTGctgaggccagcgattggctgcagtggtcatgcagGGTATAGGGCACATCACTACTGCAGTCATGCTGGCTTTGGCCCCATGGCAGCCCATCAGGATACCACACTGTTGTGTCGCGCCCCCCTACCTCTGTCTGaccatttacatgctgcagtCGCTATGGCCCACAGTATCTAGGGGGTTAAACATCCAGGATCTGCATGATCTCAGTGGATCCCAGCTGTCAGCGAACCCCGGGCTCCCGCCGGCATAACTTCTATGCCCTTCACCAGGCTGGAACTGTGCATCGTTTTGGCTTAAAGGGTTAAATAATTAATTTAAAGGGGGCGTCCAggattggtggtggtctgaccctgcccccccccccaataggctGTTCTCTGATAGCTTGCTACATTCATTGTGTAGGGCAggagtcagcaacctccagctccTGTAAAAcgacaattcccagcatgctccgttcCCTTTTAAGGagcagctgagcaagtgtgcatgctgggacgtgtagtttttacaacagctggaggttgcagACCCCCTGGTATAGTGGATGGGGCTGCTTACTGCAATGGACGTAAATGCTGCAGTAACCGGCTCCAGGGGTGACGACTTCTAGAGCCACCCCCCAAACAGCGGATCGGGGAGGTGTCAGGCGCCCGCTGAGCAGATACTGACGGCCTATGGAtgtggcgatgcctaatatgttaattttgttatttttttattgtatatatgtttttataaatggaaaatttgaagacttcatttttttatttatttgttttttagcccccttagagggctagaacctgagatcttttgatcccctctcctatttACTCTAATAGatctagggtgaataggatttttacactctccatactgagctgtgcctcgtgcatagctcagtatggagaaagcctTAGCAGCGTCCAGGTTGCTATGGCAACAGGTTGGAGCCCCGCGATTTC from Bufo gargarizans isolate SCDJY-AF-19 chromosome 9, ASM1485885v1, whole genome shotgun sequence harbors:
- the NAA10 gene encoding N-alpha-acetyltransferase 10 isoform X1; its protein translation is MNIRNARPEDLMNMQHCNLLCLPENYQMKYYFYHGLSWPQLSYIAEDENGKIVGYVLAKMEEDPDDVPHGHITSLAVKRSHRRLGLAQKLMDQASRAMIENFNAKYVSLHVRKSNRAALHLYSNTLNFQISEVEPKYYADGEDAYAMKRDLTQMAEEQLRKQMELKDKSRPQPLTSIENKSDNRSGHVGDCCRDEKCMSNAGKRDVTEDSGDSKDVSEVSEATESTDVKDSSEASDSAS
- the NAA10 gene encoding N-alpha-acetyltransferase 10 isoform X2; the protein is MNIRNARPEDLMNMQHCNLLCLPENYQMKYYFYHGLSWPQLSYIAEDENGKIVGYVLAKMEEDPDDVPHGHITSLAVKRSHRRLGLAQKLMDQASRAMIENFNAKYVSLHVRKSNRAALHLYSNTLNFQISEVEPKYYADGEDAYAMKRDLTQMAEELRKQMELKDKSRPQPLTSIENKSDNRSGHVGDCCRDEKCMSNAGKRDVTEDSGDSKDVSEVSEATESTDVKDSSEASDSAS